Below is a genomic region from Jiangella gansuensis DSM 44835.
GACCGCCGTCAGCGCGTACGCCGAGCATGACGGGTAGTAGCGGCAGGTCTGCCCGTACAGCGGACTGATGATCAGGCGGTAGCCCTTGAGCAGGGCCACCAGAAGAGTCTTCATCGCCGTTTCTCCACCCGGACCAGGGCCCGATCGAGAGCGGCATCGAGCTCACGCGCGAGCGCGGAGCTGGGCGCACCGGCGATGCCGGGCAGCGCACGGATCACGACCGAGGATCCAGGCGGAAGCCGATCGACACGGTCGGCCATCAGATGACGCAGCCGGCGCCGGACGGTGTTGCGAACCACTGCACCCCCAACCGCGCGGCCGACGACGAGGCCCACCGACGGGGACGTTTCCTGACCGCCCTGCTCGGCGGCGGGCAACAGGTGCACGACCATCGTGGGCCGTCCGACGCGGACTCCGCGGCGCACGATCACCCGGAAATCAGCCGAGCGCCGGAGCCGGTGCTCG
It encodes:
- the rnpA gene encoding ribonuclease P protein component; its protein translation is MLKAEHRLRRSADFRVIVRRGVRVGRPTMVVHLLPAAEQGGQETSPSVGLVVGRAVGGAVVRNTVRRRLRHLMADRVDRLPPGSSVVIRALPGIAGAPSSALARELDAALDRALVRVEKRR